From a region of the Archangium lipolyticum genome:
- a CDS encoding DUF1624 domain-containing protein: protein MVQQPAAVQVDGQPKEGTAGRAARIVTIDALRGVVMLLMLVDHAREFFYLHAQVSDPVNVATTPPGLFFTRLTAHLCAPVFVALTGLSAWLYGQRRGGRRAASEFLLKRGLFLVLLELTLINFAWTFSFPAPTYYLQVIWAIGLSMIALAGLLWLPRPVLIGVGLVIVFGHNLLDPIQFEAGTPGATLWAILHDRGFIELPWGARARTSYPLLPWIGVIALGHGIGTWFSSQLGPAVRRFRLCSLGLAALALFLVLRVVNVYGEPVPWARGATPLTTVLSFLNLTKYPPSLDFLLLTLGMGALLLAMLERLPSRLLALLTTFGAAPLFFYLVHLYLLHGLNRVALALFGPNQGTHFSVSNVLSLWALAVVVSLPLWFACRWFVRLKARTRSAWMSYL, encoded by the coding sequence ATGGTTCAGCAGCCGGCGGCCGTTCAGGTGGACGGCCAGCCGAAAGAGGGGACGGCCGGACGGGCGGCACGGATCGTCACCATCGATGCCCTGCGCGGCGTCGTCATGCTGCTGATGCTCGTCGATCACGCGCGCGAGTTCTTCTACCTGCACGCGCAGGTCAGCGACCCGGTCAACGTGGCGACCACTCCGCCCGGCCTCTTCTTCACCCGGCTCACCGCACACCTTTGCGCACCGGTATTCGTCGCGCTGACCGGGCTTTCGGCATGGCTCTACGGTCAGCGCCGGGGCGGACGGCGCGCCGCCTCCGAGTTCCTGCTGAAGCGCGGGCTGTTCCTCGTGCTGCTGGAGCTCACGCTGATCAACTTCGCCTGGACGTTCTCGTTTCCAGCGCCCACCTATTACCTCCAGGTCATCTGGGCCATCGGGCTGTCGATGATCGCGTTGGCCGGGCTCTTGTGGCTGCCGAGGCCGGTGCTGATCGGCGTGGGCCTGGTCATCGTCTTCGGGCACAACCTGCTCGATCCCATCCAGTTCGAGGCAGGGACGCCGGGGGCCACCTTGTGGGCGATCCTCCACGATCGCGGCTTCATCGAGCTGCCCTGGGGAGCCCGTGCGCGCACGTCCTATCCGCTCCTCCCCTGGATTGGAGTGATCGCGCTGGGCCATGGGATCGGGACCTGGTTCTCCAGCCAGCTCGGCCCGGCGGTCCGCCGCTTCAGGTTGTGCTCCCTGGGCCTGGCGGCGCTGGCGCTCTTCCTCGTGCTGCGGGTGGTCAATGTGTATGGAGAGCCCGTCCCATGGGCGCGGGGCGCAACGCCGCTCACCACCGTGCTCTCCTTCCTGAACCTGACCAAGTACCCTCCATCGCTGGATTTCCTGCTGCTGACGCTGGGGATGGGAGCGCTGCTGCTCGCGATGCTGGAGCGGCTGCCGTCGCGGCTCCTGGCTCTCCTCACCACCTTCGGCGCGGCCCCGCTGTTCTTCTACCTGGTGCACCTCTATCTGCTGCACGGCCTCAACCGCGTGGCTCTTGCCCTGTTCGGTCCCAATCAGGGGACGCACTTCAGCGTCTCGAATGTTCTCTCGCTCTGGGCCCTGGCCGTGGTCGTCTCGCTTCCGCTGTGGTTCGCCTGCCGCTGGTTCGTGAGACTCAAGGCCCGGACCCGGAGCGCCTGGATGAGCTACCTGTGA
- a CDS encoding sigma-54-dependent transcriptional regulator, with amino-acid sequence MSPSSQSLSSPANRVLVVDDDLELCELIALRLEAHGMRVTSVPTGQEALARVERDEVDAMVLDLRLGDVDGLEVLAQARERIPELPVVILTAHGTIETAVEAMRRGAYGFLTKPFQDHELVQKLVHALERTTLQREVDDLRRIVAGVPRERLIGGSPAITQVRAHIARVAPSDATVLVLGESGTGKELAARLLHGLSRRAHGPFVAVNCGALPPELLESELFGHVKGAFTGATQSREGLFGAARGGTLFLDEVGEAPPSVQVKLLRVLQERRYTRVGSNTEEEADVRVVAATNRDLREEVEVRRFREDLYYRLCVVPITMPPLRERPEDIALLAQLFLERAAAHNGMRVPRLSTDALQLLRDYTWPGNVRELLNVMEAAVLLAASEELRAEHLSHLVQSSPRSAPPSMEENAPGSILPRLPGSEAPLPTLREARDTFERAYLIEVLRRNGGNVSAAARMAGRNRTDFYELLRRHGLSVADFKDTSTGR; translated from the coding sequence ATGAGCCCGTCATCCCAGTCTCTCTCCTCCCCCGCCAACCGCGTGCTGGTGGTGGATGACGACCTCGAATTGTGTGAGCTCATCGCCTTGCGCCTGGAGGCCCATGGGATGCGGGTGACGAGTGTCCCCACGGGCCAGGAGGCGCTCGCGAGGGTGGAGCGCGACGAGGTCGATGCGATGGTGCTCGACCTGCGGCTGGGAGACGTGGATGGCCTGGAGGTCCTCGCCCAGGCCAGGGAGCGCATCCCGGAGCTGCCAGTGGTCATCCTCACCGCGCACGGCACCATCGAGACCGCGGTGGAGGCCATGCGCCGGGGCGCCTATGGCTTCCTCACCAAGCCCTTCCAGGACCACGAGCTGGTGCAGAAGCTGGTGCACGCGCTCGAGCGCACGACCTTGCAGCGGGAGGTGGACGACCTGCGCCGCATCGTAGCGGGCGTTCCACGCGAGCGGCTGATCGGTGGAAGCCCGGCCATCACCCAGGTACGTGCGCACATCGCCCGGGTGGCGCCCTCGGATGCCACGGTCCTGGTGCTCGGCGAGTCGGGCACGGGCAAGGAGCTCGCCGCGAGGTTGCTGCACGGGCTCTCCCGCCGCGCGCATGGGCCGTTCGTCGCGGTGAACTGCGGGGCGCTGCCGCCGGAGCTGCTGGAGAGCGAGCTGTTCGGCCACGTGAAGGGGGCCTTCACCGGTGCCACCCAGTCACGCGAGGGGCTCTTCGGGGCAGCACGTGGCGGGACGCTCTTCCTCGACGAGGTGGGGGAGGCGCCTCCCAGCGTCCAGGTGAAGCTGCTGAGGGTGTTGCAGGAGCGGCGCTACACCCGGGTGGGCTCGAACACCGAGGAGGAGGCGGACGTGCGGGTGGTGGCGGCCACCAACCGGGATCTCCGCGAGGAAGTAGAGGTTCGGCGCTTCCGTGAGGATCTCTATTACCGGCTGTGTGTGGTGCCGATCACCATGCCACCGTTGCGCGAGCGCCCGGAGGACATCGCGCTGCTGGCCCAGCTCTTCCTCGAGCGGGCCGCGGCGCACAACGGGATGCGGGTGCCGAGACTGAGCACGGACGCCCTCCAGCTCCTGCGGGACTACACGTGGCCGGGCAACGTGCGCGAGCTGCTCAACGTGATGGAGGCCGCCGTCCTGCTGGCGGCCTCCGAGGAGCTGCGGGCGGAGCATCTCTCCCACCTCGTGCAGTCGTCCCCCCGCTCCGCGCCCCCCTCGATGGAGGAGAACGCACCGGGCTCCATTCTCCCCAGATTGCCAGGGAGCGAGGCCCCCCTGCCCACCCTCCGCGAGGCGCGCGACACCTTCGAGCGCGCCTACTTGATCGAGGTCCTGCGCCGCAACGGAGGGAACGTGAGCGCCGCGGCACGCATGGCCGGTCGCAACCGCACCGACTTCTACGAGCTGCTGCGCCGGCACGGTCTGTCGGTCGCGGACTTCAAGGACACGAGCACCGGGCGTTGA
- a CDS encoding HAMP domain-containing sensor histidine kinase produces the protein MRLVQRLLISHALLTALLLGAAAFAVVALVRMTNLLTEIREEHLGQVKEEEAVHQAAWSIEVAARHAILRCERDPTVGPEMAASMKAPLQQLESLLAMHGDAIQPNIRNTAEDYLTYARYVIEENTCARLFDPALREKRLTWDENLTDAWIAIVHSLHKDVLQRESEAYGIGATAICVGLVFGALAVFSAWGVARWMARGVTRPLELLAREARQVGQGNTKSIAQVGGPLEVQELATELERTRARLAEIDQLKDAFVASVSHDLRTPLTRLRAALGLMADGTTGPLNEQQRRVVELARSACEREIRLVSALLDMSRVKSGRVLRREAGCQLDDVLRRAMEDMRAEAEAAGIQLELETGGAMSPASLDAALIERAVANLLGNAIRVSSRGQRVRMVRTLTQEGPPGHAASETCWARVVVRDEGPGVRPEIRDRLFEHFFTSPVGGGTTSPGIGLGLPLAREMMRAHGGEVALLDEPGPGAAFAVWIPLDRPTPPRYASEATPSAPQPDRSLA, from the coding sequence ATGCGACTCGTCCAACGACTGCTCATCTCCCACGCACTGCTCACCGCCCTGCTTCTCGGTGCCGCGGCGTTCGCCGTGGTGGCCCTGGTACGCATGACGAATCTCCTCACGGAGATCCGGGAGGAGCATCTGGGACAGGTGAAGGAGGAGGAGGCCGTTCACCAGGCCGCCTGGAGCATCGAGGTCGCCGCCCGGCACGCCATCCTGAGATGTGAACGCGACCCGACCGTCGGACCCGAGATGGCTGCCTCCATGAAGGCGCCACTGCAGCAGCTGGAATCACTGCTGGCCATGCACGGAGACGCCATCCAGCCGAACATCCGGAACACGGCGGAGGACTACCTCACCTATGCACGGTATGTGATCGAGGAGAACACCTGCGCCCGCTTGTTCGATCCCGCGCTGCGAGAGAAGCGGCTCACCTGGGACGAGAACCTCACGGATGCATGGATCGCCATCGTGCACTCCCTGCACAAGGACGTCCTTCAGCGGGAGAGCGAGGCCTATGGCATCGGCGCCACCGCGATCTGCGTGGGGCTGGTGTTCGGAGCCCTGGCGGTGTTCTCCGCCTGGGGTGTGGCTCGCTGGATGGCGCGAGGGGTGACCCGGCCCCTGGAGTTGCTCGCCAGGGAGGCCCGGCAGGTGGGACAGGGGAACACCAAATCCATCGCCCAGGTGGGAGGGCCGCTCGAGGTGCAGGAGCTGGCCACCGAGCTGGAGCGGACACGCGCGCGCCTGGCGGAGATCGATCAGCTCAAGGACGCCTTCGTGGCCTCCGTGTCGCACGATCTCCGCACTCCGCTCACGCGGCTCCGGGCCGCGCTCGGGCTGATGGCGGACGGCACCACCGGCCCCCTCAACGAGCAGCAGCGGCGGGTGGTGGAGCTGGCGCGCAGTGCCTGCGAACGGGAGATCCGCCTGGTGTCCGCGCTGCTCGACATGTCCCGTGTGAAGTCCGGCAGGGTCCTGAGGCGCGAGGCGGGTTGCCAGCTGGATGACGTGCTCCGCCGGGCCATGGAGGACATGCGCGCTGAGGCCGAGGCGGCCGGAATCCAGCTGGAGTTGGAGACCGGGGGAGCGATGTCCCCCGCTTCGCTCGACGCCGCCCTCATCGAGCGCGCGGTGGCCAACCTCCTCGGCAACGCCATCCGCGTCTCCTCCCGGGGGCAGCGGGTGCGGATGGTGCGCACCCTCACCCAGGAGGGCCCCCCGGGACATGCCGCGTCCGAAACCTGCTGGGCCCGGGTGGTCGTGCGCGACGAAGGCCCGGGAGTCCGGCCCGAGATTCGTGACCGCCTCTTCGAACACTTCTTCACATCTCCGGTGGGCGGGGGCACCACCTCTCCCGGGATAGGCCTGGGCCTGCCGCTGGCGCGCGAGATGATGCGCGCGCATGGAGGCGAGGTAGCGCTCCTCGACGAGCCGGGCCCGGGAGCGGCCTTCGCCGTCTGGATACCGCTCGATCGCCCCACCCCACCCCGCTACGCTTCCGAGGCGACTCCCTCTGCGCCGCAACCCGACCGGAGCCTTGCATGA
- a CDS encoding SulP family inorganic anion transporter, translated as MIEHHTFGSVGRLRLLWRDWQQMVSPKTLGQDLSGALTVACVALPLNLALAVASGLPASVGLISGAIAGVVAGLLGGARLQITGPEAALVPIVFLLVQRHGVEGMVAATLLCGLLQMLLGVLRVGRLAKLLPAPVVRGFMAGIGLILLNSQLPRLLGLPETVGSLSSLLTQAGALRVHWGGLVLGVLVIACMVGLPRLRRRMPAVLIGLVVATVIGGLLGPELARVGSLPPGLPPPRFPSFTGVDWSALLPDVLSLTLLASLGSLMSASAIDQLPGVEKHQTDHDQELMAQGMANLASSLFGGMPVMGAIVRSSVSIQAGARTRAASVVHALLLLGVCLVAGQLVARVPIAALAGILVVVGVRLLDLKGVRVLWEQDRPHVAVVAVTASVIASVDLLLGLGAGVALCVARLLMARPRTEIQMRILRLDGRPFFRSLSTAAAAQDDRPPLQRIRVRGPLDLLSPGAFNAALTSHPFPRYLVLDLSAVPYMDATGLQAVLDLRDCLVMRAGTVVAVARGEVARMLEQGGFSRNAPSASLVPSYDEALEHIARSHKDAVLAGGHGEPPPISA; from the coding sequence ATGATCGAACATCACACGTTTGGATCCGTGGGGCGCCTGCGCCTGCTGTGGCGGGACTGGCAGCAGATGGTGTCTCCCAAGACACTCGGACAGGATCTCTCCGGTGCGCTCACGGTGGCGTGCGTGGCCCTTCCGCTCAATCTCGCACTCGCGGTGGCGTCGGGATTGCCAGCCAGTGTGGGTCTCATCAGTGGTGCGATCGCCGGTGTGGTGGCCGGGTTGTTGGGAGGTGCTCGACTGCAGATCACGGGGCCCGAGGCGGCGCTGGTGCCCATCGTGTTCCTCCTGGTTCAGCGCCATGGAGTCGAGGGCATGGTCGCGGCCACCCTTCTCTGCGGGCTCCTCCAGATGCTCCTCGGCGTGCTGCGGGTGGGCCGGCTGGCGAAGCTGCTGCCAGCACCGGTGGTCCGCGGGTTCATGGCGGGCATCGGGCTGATCCTCCTCAACAGCCAGCTGCCGAGGTTGTTGGGGCTGCCGGAGACGGTCGGCTCGCTTTCCTCCCTGCTCACCCAGGCAGGCGCCTTGCGGGTGCATTGGGGTGGCCTCGTCCTCGGTGTGTTGGTGATCGCCTGCATGGTGGGACTGCCACGGCTGCGCCGACGGATGCCCGCGGTGTTGATCGGGCTCGTGGTCGCCACGGTGATCGGCGGACTGCTGGGTCCGGAACTGGCCCGCGTGGGGAGCCTGCCCCCGGGACTGCCTCCGCCTCGATTCCCCTCGTTCACGGGGGTGGACTGGAGCGCGCTCCTGCCCGACGTCCTCTCACTCACCCTGCTCGCGTCACTGGGCTCTCTGATGTCGGCCAGCGCCATTGATCAGCTCCCGGGGGTGGAGAAGCACCAGACGGATCATGATCAGGAGCTGATGGCCCAGGGAATGGCCAACCTCGCGTCTTCCCTCTTTGGAGGCATGCCGGTGATGGGCGCCATCGTCCGCTCCTCGGTTTCGATCCAGGCGGGAGCCCGCACCCGCGCGGCATCGGTGGTTCATGCGCTCCTGTTGCTCGGTGTCTGTCTGGTGGCCGGACAGCTCGTCGCTCGCGTGCCCATCGCCGCCCTCGCGGGCATCCTCGTGGTCGTCGGCGTGCGGCTGCTGGATCTCAAGGGGGTGCGCGTGCTGTGGGAGCAGGATCGCCCCCATGTGGCGGTGGTCGCGGTGACCGCGTCCGTCATCGCCTCGGTGGACCTCCTGCTCGGGCTCGGCGCGGGAGTGGCCCTCTGCGTCGCACGGCTCCTGATGGCACGGCCGCGGACGGAGATCCAGATGCGCATCCTGCGTTTGGATGGACGTCCCTTCTTCCGAAGCCTGAGCACGGCCGCCGCCGCGCAGGACGATCGGCCGCCGCTCCAGCGCATCCGCGTCCGCGGGCCGCTCGATCTCCTCTCCCCTGGTGCCTTCAACGCGGCGCTCACCAGCCATCCCTTCCCGAGGTACCTCGTGCTCGATCTGTCCGCGGTGCCCTACATGGACGCGACCGGACTGCAAGCCGTGCTGGATCTCCGCGACTGCCTCGTCATGCGCGCGGGAACGGTCGTGGCTGTCGCGCGAGGAGAGGTGGCCCGGATGCTCGAGCAGGGAGGCTTCTCCCGAAACGCTCCGTCGGCCAGCCTGGTGCCTTCCTATGACGAGGCGCTCGAGCACATCGCCCGGAGTCACAAGGACGCCGTGCTCGCGGGAGGGCACGGAGAGCCTCCACCCATCAGTGCCTGA
- a CDS encoding LamG-like jellyroll fold domain-containing protein — translation MLLHPLTGVAASNDWFSDDFETGTLRASEIPAGRWSVVGASSPNALSNGAVGAHRGQYGLTVVDRTNASTPDSEASVSSDERAPLSSEFFVRAWMRLRDVSTPGSLVALQALPVQVELRLRSQSAGPVWELAVMTGASRTYVSFFGSRVEADRWHLVEFSASGLGTRSGEARLWVDGVEQGTGVSGRDWTDPSYVMKRVVMGEPWADSRTFTGTLDFDDVRVSATPMASRLVLRWPVDAATSSGCIPLEVSLRSSATGAPAPAPYETEVALAVTAGAGGFHSDEACKSPVPGMLLPTGASERRVYFRPGGTGGTAMLAASHPDFLPATLEVVGGGAPDGDPDEDPAGPWTTDLGCTSAPGALVALPLLLGPWLRRRSWRPGAPTCPVE, via the coding sequence GTGCTTCTCCATCCCCTGACGGGAGTCGCGGCCTCCAACGACTGGTTCTCGGATGACTTCGAGACGGGGACGCTGCGCGCGAGCGAAATACCCGCGGGCCGGTGGAGTGTGGTCGGAGCCAGCAGCCCCAACGCGCTCTCCAACGGGGCGGTGGGGGCCCACCGGGGACAGTACGGGCTCACCGTGGTCGATCGCACCAACGCCAGCACCCCAGACTCCGAGGCGAGCGTCAGCAGTGACGAGCGCGCCCCCCTGTCCTCGGAGTTCTTCGTCCGGGCGTGGATGCGCCTGCGAGACGTGAGCACGCCCGGGAGCCTCGTGGCCCTGCAGGCTCTGCCGGTGCAGGTGGAGCTGCGGCTCCGGAGCCAGTCGGCAGGCCCCGTCTGGGAACTGGCGGTGATGACCGGGGCGAGCCGGACCTACGTCAGTTTCTTTGGTTCGCGGGTGGAGGCGGATCGGTGGCACCTGGTGGAGTTCAGTGCCAGTGGATTGGGCACCCGCTCCGGAGAGGCCAGGCTGTGGGTGGACGGCGTCGAACAGGGGACGGGGGTCTCCGGGCGCGACTGGACCGACCCGTCCTACGTGATGAAAAGGGTCGTGATGGGCGAGCCGTGGGCGGACTCGCGGACCTTCACCGGTACCCTCGACTTCGATGATGTGCGGGTGAGCGCCACGCCCATGGCGAGCCGGCTGGTGCTCCGGTGGCCGGTGGATGCGGCCACGTCCTCGGGGTGCATCCCCCTGGAGGTGTCCCTGCGGAGCTCCGCCACCGGGGCGCCCGCGCCCGCGCCGTACGAGACGGAGGTGGCCCTGGCCGTGACGGCGGGGGCGGGCGGCTTCCATTCGGATGAGGCCTGCAAGTCTCCCGTGCCCGGAATGCTCCTCCCCACGGGCGCCTCCGAGCGGCGGGTGTACTTCCGCCCCGGCGGCACGGGAGGAACGGCGATGTTGGCGGCCTCGCACCCGGACTTCCTCCCCGCGACGCTCGAGGTGGTGGGCGGCGGGGCTCCCGATGGAGACCCGGACGAGGACCCGGCGGGACCCTGGACGACGGACCTGGGCTGCACCTCGGCCCCAGGCGCCCTCGTGGCTCTGCCGCTCCTCCTGGGACCCTGGCTTCGACGCCGGTCTTGGCGCCCCGGAGCGCCCACCTGTCCTGTCGAGTGA
- a CDS encoding glycoside hydrolase family 26 protein — protein MTRSATRTNPFSRGFLTGLVTAAMLALSTACGGPLEGAEDYAVDTSALVETSGALTITQSVSATDVSLTRGQTLTASVTYKNNGTTAVATKNIVLTSRAPGGTHAGGPFYNLEPRITGRTLQPGESVTLTATRVIASTDPVGTWELYPTWEDTSSVWRDGSGIAFTVSTTGDTGTSGPWLSGASGYGVPSGTFATWRGTPVAIAGSWSDNNLNAANFWQLDPSGEYGSWQKNIDIAVGAFDAGESWAAAASGAYDSRWRQSLTTLKTKWGSRPGTVYIRFAHEMNGNWYPWKVTASDATSFITAWKRYRALQKEVFPAAKLVFCVNRESVSSGIDWRKTFPGAAYVDVMSVDYYNQYPYVATVTDWNNSIQQTDGYGAPKGLAKHLEFARSVGLPLAISEWSGNADNGDSTVFIEQMHNFFKVNGGTGAGKFLYEILFNVDRDNRRWILYPGNLTRMPNSAARYQQLF, from the coding sequence ATGACTCGATCGGCAACACGCACCAACCCCTTCTCTCGCGGTTTTCTCACCGGGCTCGTCACCGCCGCGATGCTCGCTCTCTCCACGGCTTGCGGTGGGCCCCTGGAGGGCGCGGAGGACTACGCGGTTGATACGTCCGCGCTCGTGGAGACCTCCGGGGCGCTGACCATCACCCAGTCGGTCTCGGCGACGGATGTCTCGCTGACGCGCGGTCAGACCCTGACCGCGAGCGTGACCTACAAGAACAACGGCACCACCGCGGTGGCCACGAAGAACATCGTGCTCACCTCGCGCGCCCCCGGTGGCACGCACGCGGGCGGCCCCTTCTACAACCTGGAGCCGCGCATCACCGGCCGCACCCTGCAGCCGGGCGAGAGCGTGACCCTCACGGCGACCCGCGTCATCGCCTCGACCGATCCGGTGGGCACCTGGGAACTCTATCCGACCTGGGAAGACACCTCGAGCGTCTGGCGTGATGGCTCGGGTATCGCCTTCACGGTGTCCACGACTGGCGACACCGGGACCTCCGGCCCCTGGCTCTCCGGAGCCTCGGGTTACGGCGTCCCCTCGGGCACCTTCGCGACGTGGCGCGGCACCCCGGTGGCGATTGCCGGATCCTGGTCCGACAACAACCTGAATGCCGCGAACTTCTGGCAGCTCGATCCCAGCGGGGAGTACGGCAGCTGGCAGAAGAACATCGACATCGCGGTGGGTGCCTTCGACGCGGGCGAGTCCTGGGCCGCGGCGGCGTCCGGCGCCTACGATTCGCGTTGGCGCCAGTCGCTCACCACGCTGAAGACCAAGTGGGGCAGCCGCCCGGGCACGGTCTACATCCGCTTCGCCCATGAGATGAACGGCAACTGGTACCCCTGGAAGGTCACCGCGAGCGACGCGACGTCCTTCATCACCGCCTGGAAGCGCTACCGCGCGCTGCAGAAGGAGGTCTTCCCGGCCGCCAAGCTGGTCTTCTGCGTCAACCGTGAGTCCGTGAGCTCGGGCATCGACTGGCGGAAGACCTTCCCCGGTGCCGCCTACGTCGATGTGATGAGCGTCGACTACTACAACCAGTACCCCTACGTCGCGACCGTCACGGATTGGAACAACTCCATCCAGCAGACCGACGGCTATGGCGCTCCCAAGGGGCTGGCGAAGCACCTCGAGTTCGCCAGGAGCGTGGGACTGCCGCTGGCCATCTCCGAGTGGTCTGGCAACGCGGACAACGGTGACTCCACCGTGTTCATCGAGCAGATGCACAACTTCTTCAAGGTCAACGGTGGCACTGGCGCTGGCAAGTTCCTCTACGAGATCCTCTTCAACGTGGACAGGGACAACCGCCGCTGGATCCTCTATCCGGGCAACCTCACCCGCATGCCCAACTCGGCCGCGCGCTACCAGCAGCTCTTCTGA
- a CDS encoding PEGA domain-containing protein, whose product MSAPLLVMSLLLPSAAPVEEHRELDAALQALSEGDFESALSRVEAGLKRIRDETHIARLHLVQGEVYAALRQYSKMEAAFARALESDPDVRLDPERVQPTVVTLFESLRERLQGELAIDVEPSGAELRLDGRPLGQAPWRGPVPIGTHTLEVGPGKTALQVKVRPGRTEQVRVVLPPTAPEGTPFSGLAFSAQIRAAVGLSPLSGVGVEAGARLAGTYVYGELNATAGRQFGASARLGAQAPELVGPLTFFLSLDAYALGGPALFGAGLSTGASLPLSTRLALFAELSGRWLPASASYGNTHLLGLAGLRFTPGG is encoded by the coding sequence ATGAGCGCTCCCCTGTTGGTGATGTCGCTGCTCCTCCCGTCCGCTGCGCCCGTCGAGGAGCACCGCGAGCTGGATGCGGCGCTCCAGGCCCTGTCCGAAGGAGACTTCGAGTCCGCGCTCTCCCGTGTGGAAGCGGGTTTGAAACGAATCCGTGACGAAACCCACATCGCGCGGCTGCACCTGGTGCAGGGCGAGGTGTACGCGGCGCTGCGCCAGTACTCCAAGATGGAGGCCGCCTTCGCCCGGGCGCTCGAGTCGGACCCGGACGTGCGCCTGGACCCGGAGCGTGTGCAGCCCACCGTGGTGACGCTCTTCGAGAGCCTGCGCGAGCGGCTCCAGGGTGAGCTGGCCATTGATGTCGAGCCCTCCGGAGCGGAGCTGCGTCTCGATGGACGGCCCCTCGGACAGGCACCGTGGCGGGGCCCGGTCCCCATCGGAACACACACGTTGGAAGTGGGCCCGGGGAAGACCGCGCTCCAGGTCAAGGTGCGGCCCGGCCGGACGGAACAGGTGCGCGTCGTCCTTCCACCCACCGCCCCGGAGGGGACGCCCTTCTCCGGACTCGCGTTCAGCGCCCAGATCCGGGCCGCGGTGGGCCTGTCTCCGCTGTCCGGCGTGGGAGTGGAAGCAGGCGCGCGGCTGGCGGGGACGTATGTCTATGGCGAGCTCAACGCCACCGCGGGACGCCAGTTCGGAGCCTCCGCACGCCTGGGAGCCCAGGCTCCGGAGCTCGTGGGTCCGCTGACGTTCTTCCTCTCGCTCGATGCGTACGCCCTGGGAGGGCCGGCCCTGTTCGGCGCTGGGCTGTCCACCGGAGCAAGCCTCCCCCTCTCCACGCGGCTCGCCCTCTTCGCGGAGCTGAGCGGACGCTGGCTCCCGGCGAGCGCCTCGTACGGGAACACCCACCTGCTGGGCCTCGCCGGATTGCGCTTCACGCCGGGCGGGTAG